The following coding sequences are from one Lolium rigidum isolate FL_2022 chromosome 6, APGP_CSIRO_Lrig_0.1, whole genome shotgun sequence window:
- the LOC124662605 gene encoding mitochondrial proton/calcium exchanger protein-like produces MARPTFSEIIIRLDKIYEHCAKQGSWKESLKICCSIIVNPGKWFQERSFEEETTIRFASTNAARRPEFDSGSEHEDEQERHQEKEAIMEDCVESTVDLGHDKAKSEVKNQEQSSMKQIFWGSVPGIGLAMQAVTTVISADWSLNFSDKKDEFFSTLQHYWLGLRLLWLDVRISSRLMLKLANGKKLSRRERSQLTRTTADIFRLVPFSVFVIVPFMEFLLPLFLRLFPNMLPSTFKDKLKEQEALKRKLKARMEYAKFLQDTVKEMAREVKYTRSGKMKQRAEDIDQFIKKVRTGAYVDKGEILGLAKLFSDELTLENMSRPSLLNMCKYMGIQPYGTNNYLRFMLRRKLKCIKDDDMLIQREGVASLAEHELRQACRERGHLGLFSVEEMREELQDWLDLSLYCEVPSSLLILSRAFTLSGKMKPDDVAATLSSLPDNILSNVCVSLPSEDALTARKRKLEVLKMQDKLIKEEENEQEGMVRLEDKNGPFDKLSVKEVGDLARKRMFDKQEELCKISQALALLSSASSISRERQEFLSLVSKEIELYNSLTEGCTTENANDAYIAAKGSKSAGSSVSSALMKKINAMLKELTKEIDDVDTAIGDGWQLLDRDHDGKVTSEEVAAAATYLKHNLDNTGIEELIGSLSKDKDGKILVEDIVRLGTQAEEVEFDDE; encoded by the exons TTGTTCAATCATTGTCAATCCAGGAAAATGGTTTCAAGAGCGATCTTTCGAGGAAGAAACT ACCATTCGGTTTGCAAGCACTAATGCAGCTAGAAGACCTGAGTTTGACAGTGGCAGTGAACATGAGGATGAGCAAGAAAGACATCAAGAGAAGGAAGCAATAATGGAAGACTGTGTGGAGTCGACAGTAGATCTAGGTCATGACAAAGCCAAGTCTGAAGTGAAGAATCAAGAACAGTCATCTATGAAGCAAATATTTTGGGGGAGTGTTCCTGGGATTGGCCTTGCAATGCAAGCAGTCACTACCGTGATCAG TGCTGATTGGTCTCTTAATTTCAGTGACAAGAAGGATGAGTTCTTTTCAACCTTGCAGCACTACTGGCTTGGCTTGCGACTACTGTGGCTAGATGTTAGGATTTCTTCCAGATTGATGCTGAAGCTAGCCAATGGGAAAAAACTCTCAAGAAGAGAGAGGAGCCAGCTGACCCGCACAACTGCAGACATATTCAGGCTGGTCCCCTTTTCAGTTTTTGTCATAGTTCCGTTCATGGAATTCTTGTTGCCTTTGTTTCTAAGGCTGTTCCCAAACATGCTACCATCCACGTTCAAGGACAAGTTGAAAGAGCAG GAAGCACTAAAAAGGAAACTCAAAGCAAGGATGGAATATGCCAAGTTTCTACAGGACACTGTTAAAGAAATGGCAAGAGAAGTGAAGTATACACGTAGTGGGAAGATGAAGCAGAGGGCTGAGGATATTGATCAATTTATTAAGAAA GTGAGGACTGGTGCATATGTTGATAAGGGTGAAATTTTGGGTCTTGCAAAGTTATTCAGTGATGAACTGACCTTGGAGAATATGAGCAG GCCAAGTTTACTAAATATGTGCAAGTATATGGGGATCCAGCCATATGGGACAAACAATTATTTGCGCTTTATGCTCAGACGAAAACTGAAATG TATAAAAGATGACGATATGTTGATACAGAGAGAAGGTGTAGCCTCTCTGGCTGAACATGAACTCCGTCAGGCCTGCAGGGAGCGAGGTCACCTTGGATTGTTTTCAGTAGAGGAGATGCGGGAAGAG CTGCAAGATTGGTTGGACCTGTCTCTCTATTGTGAAGTGCCATCTTCTCTCCTCATACTGTCTAG AGCCTTCACACTTTCTGGCAAGATGAAACCTGATGATGTTGCAGCTACACTATCGTCCCTTCCTGACAACATACTGAGTAATGTATGTGTTAGCCTGCCATCCGAAGATGCTCTTACGGCTAGGAAGAGGAAGTTGGAGGTCTTGAAAATGCAAGATAAACTTATCAAG GAAGAAGAAAATGAGCAAGAGGGTATGGTGAGGTTGGAAGACAAGAACGGGCCGTTCGATAAACTCAGTGTGAAGGAAGTCGGCGATCTAGCAAGAAAAAGAATGTTTGATAAACAGGAAGAGCTTTGCAAAATTAGTCAGGCACTAGCTCTTTTGTCTTCTGCATCG TCAATTAGCAGGGAACGTCAAGAATTCCTAAGTCTTGTGAGCAAAGAG ATAGAATTGTACAACTCACTGACTGAAGGTTGTACAACAGAAAATGCTAATGACGCATACATAGCCGCGAAGGGGAGTAAATCTGCTGGAAGTTCAGTATCCTCAGCACTGATGAAAAAG ATAAATGCCATGCTCAAAGAACTCACAAAGGAGATCGATGATGTTGACACGGCCATCGGTGATGGCTGGCAGCTCCTAGACAG GGACCATGACGGTAAAGTCACATCGGAGGAGGTGGCAGCTGCAGCCACGTACCTGAAGCACAACTTGGACAACACAGGCATAGAAGAACTCATCGGGAGCCTCTCCAAAGATAAAG ATGGGAAgatccttgttgaagacattgtcagGCTTGGCACACAAGCTGAGGAGGTAGAATTTGACGACGAATGA